One Setaria viridis chromosome 7, Setaria_viridis_v4.0, whole genome shotgun sequence genomic region harbors:
- the LOC117864191 gene encoding protein COFACTOR ASSEMBLY OF COMPLEX C SUBUNIT B CCB4, chloroplastic, which translates to MELSRGIISAPLPQPTLRTAPGPRLGRRLPFGAFSPPQPLSDVREHGCCVSRALRPRQEWVEGWVRSNDTLVRSLPILVGGASLIAVLLNRAVSGIAAVADASSSQSRADILTLALSVTDILAGLVWLSIRPKSISPVVPRGVECKRVGPGVSSSALHELLWTWDSLTTATCCKSLVVVYGGNCILQIGVAAGSPEDGNALTVDTQKFIQGSLYKSAMESKKQSYLANLALYPGRSELPFLPANTQALILQPIGDKGIAVVGGDTIRGFTSIDQAWIAMMADKLDATLSKSYNP; encoded by the exons ATGGAGCTGAGCAGAGGCATTATCTCAGCTCCACTCCCGCAGCCAACGCTGCGGACGGCGCCCGGCCCGCGCCTCGGCCGCCGGCTTCCCTTCGGAGCCTTCTCACCGCCGCAACCGCTTTCCGATGTG CGAGAGCATGGATGCTGCGTCAGCAGGGCGCTGCGGCCGCGGCAGGAGTGGGTGGAGGGCTGGGTCCGGAGCAACGACACGCTCGTCCGCAGCCTGCCcatcctcgtcggcggcgcctCCCTCATCGCTGTCCTCCTCAACCGTGCCGTCTCCGGAATTGCGGCCGTCGCCGACGCCTCCAG TTCGCAGTCGAGGGCCGACATATTGACCCTTGCTCTCTCCGTGACTGACATTCTTGCCGGCCTCGTTTGGTTGTCCATCCGGCCGAAATCCATTTCTCCG GTGGTTCCTCGAGGTGTCGAATGCAAACGAGTTGGTCCTGGTGTGTCAAGTTCTGCTCTTCATGAACTACTTTG GACATGGGATTCCCTCACTACTGCAACTTGTTGCAAATCACTGGTTGTTGTGTATGGCGGTAATTGCATTCTTCAAATTGGGGTTGCTGCGGGATCTCCTGAAGATGGTAATGCACTTACTGTGGATACACAAAAGTTCATCCAAGGCTCTCTTTACAAAAGTGCCATGGAATCCAAGAAGC AATCTTATCTGGCAAACCTTGCTTTGTATCCTGGAAGGTCTGAGTTGCCCTTCTTGCCTGCTAACACACAG GCACTAATATTACAACCAATTGGTGATAAGGGAATTGCAGTTGTTGGTGGCGATACTATAAGAGGGTTCACTAGTATTGATCAG GCATGGATTGCAATGATGGCAGACAAGTTGGATGCCACACTGTCGAAGTCTTATAACCCTTAA
- the LOC117864190 gene encoding small RNA degrading nuclease 1 produces the protein MAKRLAAAEKEVLVEVVRFTQKNGLKGSDGAWKDFLARNDRKFGASVSDPRKRSRDVLLAFLQTFSKDFQKYFGKLVKRQKERSDVQQHMNDFPDQVSPEQKLVQLTAEHPEYRKNYCFPSYQEGWKVLRIGDVSSLVSSSAMLAIDCEMVLCHDGTEAVVRVCVVDNNLEVKLDTLVNPSKAITDYRTHITGVSKKDLEGVTSSLVDVQKSLKRILSKGKILIGHSLYRDLCALKIDCSQVIDTAYIFKYANLPTTASASLNSLCKSVLGYSVREEGEPHNCLKDAEAAMNLVLAKLKHGFNDPIEVAVSGVITESDSLKLLAHRIPVHLPCQELCKVFSGNPSIDDKIDSRIRGEFYSTCILFNEIDEVEKAFEALDGQMTKDSGGRLQKHVLMKRDNGDVVNFYVRKMVYSSQPNQFEVPKKRPQPTEDAEPKKEHADGDQQKKKRKSKKHVN, from the exons ATGGCCAagcggctcgccgccgccgagaaaGAG GTGCTCGTTGAGGTCGTGAGGTTCACTCAGAAGAACGGGTTGAAAGGCTCCGATGGGGCGTGGAAGGATTTCTTGGCTCGGAACGACAGGAAGTTTGGCGCTTCAGTAAGCGACCCCAGGAAGCGCTCGAGGGATGTGCTGCTCGCCTTCCTGCAAACCTTCTCCAAGGATTTCCAAAAG TACTTCGGCAAATTGGTTAAGCGTCAAAAGGAAAGAAGTGATGTGCAGCAGCATATGAACGATTTTCCTGACCAGGTTTCTCCCGAGCAG AAACTTGTTCAACTGACGGCAGAGCACCCAGAGTACAGGAAAAATTATTGCTTCCCATCATACCAAGAG GGATGGAAAGTGTTGCGGATAGGAGATGTCTCAAGTTTGGTGAGCTCAAGTGCTATGTTGGCAATTGACTGTGAGATGGTCCTTTGCCATGATGGCACTGAGGCTGTGGTCCGAGTATGTGTTGTAGACAACAATCTGGAG GTGAAGCTGGACACACTTGTAAATCCTTCTAAAGCTATTACTGACTATAGAACACACATCACCGGTGTATCTAAGAAGGATCTAGAAGGAGTCACATCATCATTAGTTGATGTTCAG AAATCGCTGAAGAGGATCTTGTCCAAAGGAAAGATTTTGATTGGCCACAGCTTATATAGAGATTTATGTG CCTTAAAGATTGATTGCTCTCAAGTTATTGATACAGCCTACATCTTTAAGTATGCCAATTTACCTACTACTGCATCAGCTTCCTTAAACAGTTTGTGCAAG TCTGTTTTGGGGTATTCTGTTCGAGAAGAAGGCGAACCACATAATTGCTTAAAGGACGCAGAAGCTGCAATGAATCTAGTTCTCGCAAAGCTTAAGCATGGATTTAATGATCCCATTGAAGTGGCCGTAAGCGGT GTAATAACTGAGTCTGATTCGTTGAAGTTGCTTGCTCATAGAATACCGGTGCACCTGCCTTGTCAAGAACTGTGCAAAGTTTTCTCTGGGAACCCCAGTATTGATGACAAG ATTGATTCAAGGATTCGAGGTGAATTTTATTCTACATGTATTTTGTTCAATGAGATAGATGAGGTAGAGAAAGCTTTTGAAGCACTGGATGGCCAAATGACTAAG GACTCTGGTGGGCGACTTCAAAAGCATGTGCTGATGAAGCGTGACAATGGAGATGTGGTGAACTTCTACGTCCGGAAGATGGTATACAGTTCCCAGCCCAACCAGTTCGAAGTTCCAAAGAAGAGACCACAGCCTACTGAGGATGCGGAACCAAAGAAAGAACATGCCGATGGGGatcagcaaaagaagaaaagaaagagtaaGAAGCATGTGAACTAG